Genomic segment of Drosophila willistoni isolate 14030-0811.24 chromosome 2L unlocalized genomic scaffold, UCI_dwil_1.1 Seg139, whole genome shotgun sequence:
CTGCTGCAACTCACAACGCACAGCAGTTAAAATTGAAACCAAACAGGATAAAATATTGCCGTGTCGTCATATGACACATGCAACTTCCGGCTTTAGCGACGTCGCGGccccaaaaaatatatatgggTCCGGATCTGAGTGCCACTCTATGGATGCGGCACCACTACGAAAAACAAATTGCATCAGGCAAAACCAATTTTTCTGGTACACTCTGCGGGCAATAAATATAGATAGGACCGACcagaaaaaaagcaaaaaaaacaacattcaTCCACTTGGGTGTTAGATGACGGCGTTTGGCAAATGAATTTGCAAAACATTTCCGCTTTTCTAACATTGCTCAGCCATCTCTATAGCAGgcaggtttttcttttttttttttggatgagAGAGGGGGAAATTTGTACGGACATGGACACGGAAATTGGTTGGGACATGGCCAAGCgtttcattttaatttgataGATGGCAGCTGGCGATGCAGAAAGTGTAGGCGACCGACCTCCAAAGCCAGTTAATTAATAATTACGGTCAGGCATGTGCAATGGAACTAggctaacacacacacacacacacaccaacacatacacacaaaaccTAATTGCCAATTAGACATCAAAGCAAAAAGTGTGAgtaagtgagagagagagaacaatTTCACTTACCTCTGGGGATACAAAGTAGCTGGGACTTTTCTCAATGGTTATTTGGCCACGAAACGAGTGGGGCATCTTTTTGCGATACCATTCTAGACCTTTTAGATAGTTTTCGTCTCGGTCGAAAAAGTGCACTTCACCACCAGCCTTTTGGATGCGCGGATGTAAATACAACATTTCGAGTAGGGCCCTAGTTCCACATTTTCGCACACCAATTATGAGGGCCTACAAAAAGAGGAGATACCAAAATTGTGTCGATTCAGGAAATAAAAAGTAATGACAAAATTGTAGCAATtagtgtgttttttttttttgctcttccAACACTTACCTGAGGCAAACGACGAGATGTTTTAGGAAAATGCACACGACTCGAAGGGAATACCATGGGATGGCTCAGTTGATTCGAACTGGTGACAGGTTTCACAAACACAGGCAAATGATTCGAAGACAGGCCCGTCGACGACGAAGCCGGTGAGGCCAAGGCTGATGCCGAGGCGGCCAACGAGAGGCGATGTCTCTCATGTACCGCCTGTGCTGCCTGTATATTGTAGACGGCACTATCGTACAGCACATGAAAGGTGAGAAACAGTGAGATCAGCATAACCGTTAGAAAGACAACGGCCAACTTTGGACGGGAGACACCAACAACAAGTATGCAATCCGTGTGCGATGTGTCAGGACCCACTGGACGCATGGCCGATTTGGGTAGCCATCTGCAAAAGgaaaagggggaaaaaggaaATAGATTAGAGCTGCTTGACAATTAAACTAATGGATGCCTTTCGACCACTCTTGTCGTGACTgctgtcgtcgttgtcgttgttgttgttgtcgtcgttgtcgtcatTGGAATTGGTGTTGCGAAATTAGCTCAACGACACTTTTGCCTTGCGGCCTTCGTCTATGGGGCAGTGCTTAAGCGAATTCCATTATAAACGCTTCCGCTTAGACCACACAGTAAAACACAGCCCGGATTATTACAAGCATAAGAGAAAGAAGAAGTGGAGGTAGGAGTAAGGAGAGGATTGCTAGGACTCGTCTAATGGATGACTTCATTTGCAGCATGCCGCAAAACAGGGAGACAGAAGACAGAGTTAGACCTGCCGTTAAGTGCATTTTCATATACCTTTGCCGTAGTTGAGGATGAGGATAAGGACGAGGACGAGAAATGTGGGCACAAAAACCATGTGGCAACAGGCAGTCTTTTCCCCCCCCCCTCCAATCTAGTTGCCGCATGCGACACctcgttaaaagtaacgacaCACTACGGCTAAGGCTGGAGGCCCGCCAGGAGTCACTTCACTCAGTTTGTGGCGCGCTttcgcacacatacacacacacacactttaaCCTCAGTAGAACTCTACAAGAAGTCGACATGCTTTAAGTTTACCACATAACGCCCCCCCTTTCCATCTAGAGGATGGTGTTATTTGCAGTAACAAGGAGGAAGTGGGCCAGAGAACTGGCCTCATTTTGCGACCGCCCTCCCccttgtttttccttttgcctgcctgcctgccacTTGACGGCGATCTGCATAAACGCACCACGTTCCcccgtttttcattttcctgTTTCGaatagttgttgctgcttctgcttcttcttctgttgCCGCCGTTGTTTCAGCTGTCGCCTGTCACGCATCTAAGTTGACAGGCTTTGAGCTCTACAAACGGCTCTGaacggcagcaacagcataGTTGATGTTGCCTTTAAAACTGTGGCATTTTCACCATTATCCTACAGAGACAAACTCCCATCTTATTTGTGTCTCTGTtagaataaatgaatgaatgaatgaatgaatgaatgaatggagGATGAAAGACTGAATGAATAGGCAAAAGTTGTTAATTCAGCTTAAACTGCCAGAGACAGAAACGGAGAGAGAGTGTCAGACATGATAATATAAACATTGAAACGAAATGAGCAAAACGTTAACGATTGGCCTCCCGTTAAAGTTAATGCAATTTCCATttgtgttgctgctgttaaaatgtaaattttattaaacCATCCAGACGTGCGGCCATTTTGTCCAAGACGAACCGACAAACGACTGACGAACCGAACCGTACCCAGTCACAATTCAATGGGGAATGGACCTTTTTATATCTAcgtttttctcttctctttttttttacggATTTCTTATCGTAACCCTAAATGATTTGTTGGCTTGTTGTTATGTGGCACACTGAATGAGAGACAGAAACAGAGCGACAAAGGTAGGAGGGTCAAAAAGGGAATACTCACAGAATATCCAGCGGCAATTTGACAGAGCAATCGCGCAATGTCGCCTGATGTTGCTggtggtgttgctgctgttgctgatgtctCTGATGGTATTGCTGTGGGTGGtcattgttgctgctgctgctatagTGGTTGAGATGGTGATGAGGATGCTGCAGCAGATGTTGGTATTCATGTGCCTGCGACGACTGCTGATCGGCATTTTGAtagtgttgttgctgttgtagctgctgctgctgctgcagggGCTGCTGCTCATTGCTGccgctactgctgctgcttgtgcTACTGCCCGCACGTCTTTTGGCGGCAGTCATCAGTGAGGCAGTCAGTTGAGGTTGATTCTGTGGGGGAGCAGGAGCTCAATTGAGGCCCCAAAATGATAGCCGTTGGCGGTTGCAGCCAACTAATTGGCCAGCACGTTGCTTTTGCACGTCTTCTTCCACTGACCAAGAGACCAATGTGTGGGTAGTTGGGTTTGGTTTAAATTTATGGGCCACCCAGAGCCCGGAGCCCACTTAAGGAGCCCCCCCTTTTTTGTATCCTCTCACTGATTTGCTTCGTTATTTTCTTGCCGCTCTATCTAATTAAGTATCAGACAATTGCGAATGCAGTTCCAGTTTCAGTTAAAGTT
This window contains:
- the LOC6638230 gene encoding heparan sulfate glucosamine 3-O-sulfotransferase 5 yields the protein MTAAKRRAGSSTSSSSSGSNEQQPLQQQQQLQQQQHYQNADQQSSQAHEYQHLLQHPHHHLNHYSSSSNNDHPQQYHQRHQQQQQHHQQHQATLRDCSVKLPLDILWLPKSAMRPVGPDTSHTDCILVVGVSRPKLAVVFLTVMLISLFLTFHVLYDSAVYNIQAAQAVHERHRLSLAASASALASPASSSTGLSSNHLPVFVKPVTSSNQLSHPMVFPSSRVHFPKTSRRLPQALIIGVRKCGTRALLEMLYLHPRIQKAGGEVHFFDRDENYLKGLEWYRKKMPHSFRGQITIEKSPSYFVSPEVPERVRAMNASIKLLLIVREPVTRAISDYTQLRSHAATAILPLAESSGGGGGGGASAAGAAAAAAQKMPSQSLLYAKLQAAHGYDNTLGGSGAGAKETKMISNTRRVAPMMMTTTTTTPTPNAAQLAAKSFEELAIFPNGTVNEAYRPLSISMYHVHLHRWLEVFPREQLLVVNGDRLIEDPVSQLKRIEAFLGIEHRVRSEHFYFNETKGFYCLRYDNGDRCLRETKGRKHPHVDPIVVSRLRKFFAEYNQRFYELVGEDLGWPEE